In the Geobacter sp. FeAm09 genome, one interval contains:
- a CDS encoding NuoM family protein codes for MADLHLLTILVFFPLAGCLLMLPVWKRPAAARPLALGVMTGELLLALWLYASWHGLAALHPALPGYLLVEDAPWIRDFGIRYTLGLDGISLLMVMLTAFSFCVALAVSWRAVGEKVGLFLALLLAMETGIMGVFLALDLALFYLFWEVMLIPMFFLIGIWGHGRRIYSTVKFFLFTMFGSLLMLLAIIALHLLHAQKSGVATFGLHELIATPLPAGTQLWLFGAFFLAFAIKFPLFPLHTWLPDAHTDAPTAGSVILAGLLLKTGSYGLLRFGYPLFPQAAHTLTPLFYTLAIAGIVYASLVAFAQEDMKRLIAYSSIGHMGYVAIGIAAWQPVALSGSIVQMANHGVTTGALFAMVGMLDERAHTREIGAFGGLWGKIPLWSFFFLLFSMASAGLPGLNNFVGEFLVLSGTFTKSPLAAGLAFTGIVLTLVYTVRLVQEVIFQTERTPLPLADLERREICLLAVLALLVVWMGVHPAPLLDLIHGPVQLLTGGAP; via the coding sequence ATGGCCGATCTGCATCTTTTGACCATCCTGGTCTTCTTCCCCCTGGCGGGCTGCCTGCTGATGCTGCCGGTCTGGAAGCGTCCTGCGGCTGCGCGGCCTCTGGCCCTGGGGGTGATGACCGGAGAACTGTTGCTGGCGCTCTGGCTGTACGCCTCGTGGCACGGGCTGGCGGCGCTGCACCCGGCTTTGCCCGGTTACCTGCTGGTGGAGGACGCCCCCTGGATCAGGGACTTCGGCATCCGCTACACCCTGGGGCTGGACGGCATCTCGCTGCTCATGGTCATGCTGACCGCCTTCAGCTTCTGCGTGGCCCTGGCGGTGTCGTGGCGGGCCGTGGGCGAGAAGGTCGGCCTGTTCCTGGCGCTGCTTTTGGCCATGGAAACCGGCATCATGGGGGTCTTTCTGGCCCTGGACCTGGCACTGTTCTACCTGTTCTGGGAGGTGATGCTGATCCCCATGTTCTTCCTGATCGGCATCTGGGGCCATGGGCGGCGCATCTACTCCACGGTCAAGTTCTTCCTCTTCACCATGTTCGGCTCGCTCCTCATGCTCCTGGCGATCATCGCCCTGCACCTGCTCCATGCCCAAAAGAGCGGCGTTGCCACCTTCGGGCTGCACGAGCTTATCGCAACCCCCCTGCCGGCCGGTACCCAGCTCTGGCTGTTCGGCGCCTTTTTCCTGGCCTTTGCCATCAAGTTCCCCCTCTTCCCCCTGCACACCTGGCTGCCGGACGCCCATACCGACGCCCCCACCGCGGGGAGCGTGATCCTGGCCGGGCTGCTGCTCAAGACCGGCAGCTACGGCCTGCTCCGCTTCGGCTACCCGCTCTTCCCCCAGGCGGCCCATACGTTGACCCCCCTGTTCTATACCCTGGCCATCGCCGGCATCGTCTACGCCTCGCTGGTGGCCTTTGCCCAGGAGGACATGAAACGCCTCATCGCCTACTCCAGCATCGGCCACATGGGGTACGTGGCCATCGGCATCGCCGCCTGGCAACCGGTGGCCCTGTCCGGCTCCATCGTCCAGATGGCCAACCACGGCGTGACCACCGGCGCCCTGTTCGCCATGGTGGGCATGCTGGACGAACGGGCGCACACCCGGGAGATCGGCGCCTTCGGCGGACTATGGGGCAAGATCCCGCTCTGGTCGTTCTTCTTCCTGCTCTTCTCCATGGCCTCGGCCGGCCTGCCGGGGCTGAACAACTTCGTGGGCGAGTTCCTGGTGCTGTCCGGCACCTTCACCAAGTCGCCCCTGGCGGCGGGACTGGCCTTCACCGGCATCGTCCTGACCCTGGTCTACACCGTGCGCCTGGTGCAGGAGGTGATCTTTCAGACGGAACGCACGCCCTTGCCGCTGGCGGACCTGGAGCGCCGTGAAATCTGCCTTCTGGCCGTGCTGGCCCTGCTGGTGGTCTGGATGGGCGTGCACCCGGCGCCGCTGCTGGATCTGATCCACGGGCCGGTGCAACTCCTGACCGGGGGTGCGCCGTGA
- a CDS encoding NADH-quinone oxidoreductase subunit N, whose protein sequence is MTNADLMALMPLIIPALGSVLVLLIGAVRPGGYLYGVAGALVAASLLWALCLPASALMPGLAVTPFSRFFVLFLGGTCLVALLLAAGYNKRRGIVGEEYPATLLFALAGMGAACAATDLLMLFLGLEAFTFAFYILVAVERDSPRGGEAGLKYLLNGTLAAAVLAMGIALVYCSRGTLKLAELALQPAAPEPLFLAGVCMILLGVAFKLSFVPAHLWTPDVYQGAPAPVTALLSTASKGASAAALFLVLPLAAAWRGGHDILWCLALATMACGNLAALVQTSIKRLLAWSSVAQMGYVALAFVALPAGGARAALFYMVAYGAAGLASFGAVSVLSDGSDRDAIEQYRGLGYRNPLAGAALAVALFSLAGIPPAAGFMAKFAVFSAALRAGETALAVAGVLMALVGVFFYLRVVVALYMRPADGGEAPVRPLSLSEGLALALPTAAILFLGLYPSPLLDLLAHIVKFP, encoded by the coding sequence GTGACAAATGCCGACCTGATGGCACTCATGCCTTTGATCATCCCGGCCCTCGGCAGCGTGCTGGTACTGCTCATTGGCGCGGTACGCCCCGGCGGCTACCTGTACGGGGTGGCCGGGGCGCTGGTTGCGGCTTCCCTGCTGTGGGCCCTGTGCCTCCCGGCCAGCGCCCTCATGCCGGGTCTTGCCGTCACCCCCTTCTCCCGGTTCTTCGTTCTGTTCCTCGGCGGCACCTGCCTGGTGGCCCTGCTGCTGGCCGCCGGCTACAACAAACGGCGCGGCATCGTGGGGGAGGAGTACCCGGCAACGCTGCTCTTCGCCCTGGCCGGCATGGGGGCGGCCTGCGCCGCCACCGACCTGTTGATGCTGTTCCTCGGTCTGGAGGCCTTTACCTTTGCCTTCTACATCCTGGTGGCCGTGGAACGGGATTCGCCCCGGGGGGGCGAGGCGGGGCTGAAGTACCTGCTCAACGGCACCCTGGCGGCGGCCGTTCTGGCCATGGGGATCGCCCTGGTCTATTGCAGCCGCGGCACGCTCAAGCTGGCCGAACTGGCCCTGCAACCGGCCGCGCCCGAGCCGCTGTTCCTGGCCGGCGTCTGCATGATCCTTCTGGGGGTGGCCTTCAAGCTCTCCTTCGTCCCCGCCCATCTCTGGACCCCGGACGTATACCAGGGAGCCCCGGCCCCGGTGACGGCGCTCCTCTCCACCGCCTCCAAGGGGGCCTCGGCGGCGGCCCTGTTCCTCGTGCTACCGCTGGCCGCCGCATGGCGCGGCGGTCACGACATCCTCTGGTGCCTGGCGCTCGCCACTATGGCCTGCGGCAATCTGGCGGCCCTGGTGCAGACCAGCATCAAGCGCCTGCTGGCGTGGTCGTCCGTGGCCCAGATGGGGTATGTGGCCCTGGCTTTTGTGGCCCTGCCCGCCGGTGGGGCGCGGGCCGCGCTCTTCTACATGGTGGCTTACGGGGCGGCCGGACTGGCCTCCTTCGGCGCCGTGTCCGTCCTGTCCGATGGCTCGGACCGGGATGCCATCGAGCAATACCGCGGCCTGGGCTACCGCAATCCCCTGGCCGGTGCGGCCCTGGCCGTGGCGCTGTTCTCCCTGGCCGGGATCCCCCCGGCGGCCGGGTTCATGGCCAAGTTCGCGGTCTTCAGCGCCGCGCTGCGGGCCGGCGAAACCGCCCTGGCCGTGGCCGGCGTCCTCATGGCGCTCGTGGGGGTCTTCTTCTACCTGCGAGTGGTGGTTGCCCTTTATATGCGGCCTGCCGACGGAGGGGAAGCGCCGGTACGCCCCCTGTCCCTCTCCGAGGGCCTGGCACTGGCCCTCCCCACCGCCGCCATCCTCTTCCTTGGGCTCTATCCTTCCCCGCTGCTGGATCTGCTGGCCCATATCGTGAAATTTCCGTGA